The genomic interval GATGTCCCTGGTCAGGAGATAAAGAACAATGCGATCCGGTTTGATCGCGCAGAAGGTCGGCATGACCCGCGTCTTCACGGACGACGGCCAGCATGTTCCGGTCACTGTGCTGAAAGTCGACAGCTGCCAGGTCGTCGCCGTTCGTACCGAGGACAAGGATGGCTACACCGCCGTCCAGCTCGGCGCGGGCGCCATCAAGGTCAAGAACGTCAACAAGCCTGAGCGTGGGCATTTCGCCAAGGCGCGTGTGGAACCGAAGCGCAAGCTGGTCGAGTTCCGCGTCGATGCCGATGCCCTGATCGAGGTCGGTGCCGAGCTGTCGGCCGCCCACTTCGTCGCCGGCCAGTACGTCGACGTCACCGGCACCTCCATCGGCAAGGGCTTTGCCGGTGCGATGAAGCGCTGGAACTTCGGTGGTCTGCGCGCCACGCACGGCGTGTCGGTGTCGCACCGTTCGCACGGTTCGACGGGTAACCGTCAGGATCCCGGCAAGGTCTTCAAGAACAAGAAGATGGCCGGCCATCTCGGTGACGAGCGGGTCACGGTCCTGAACCTGCAGGTCGTCGCCGTCGACGAAGCCCGTGGTCTGATCATGCTCAAGGGTGCCGTCCCCGGCGCCGAGGGCGGTTGGCTGCGCATCCGTGACGCCGTCAAGAAGAAGGCTCCGGAAGGCCTGCCCTTCCCGGCCGGCATCAAGTCTGCTCCGGCGGCGGAAGCCCCGGCCGAGACGCAGGAGTGAGCGCCATGAAGGCCACGATCAAGAATCTGAACAACGAAGCCGTCGGCGAGATCGAGCTGTCGGACGCCGTGTTCGGTCTGCCGGCCCGCACCGACCTGCTGGCCCGCATGGTGAACTGGCAGCTGGCCAAGCGCCGCTCCGGCAACCACAAGACCAAGGGCATCAGCGAGATCAGCGGCACGACCAAGAAGCCCTACGGGCAGAAGGGCACCGGCCGGGCTCGTCAGGGCTCCATCCGTTCGCCGCAGTTCCGCGGCGGTGCGACCATCTTCGGGCCGGTGGTGCGTTCGCACGCCCACGACCTGACCAAGAAGGTCCGCAAGCTGGCGCTCAAGACCGCCCTGTCGGCCAAGGCCGCCGAGGGCAAGCTGATCGTCCTGGAGGCTGCGGCCGCCGAGACGCACAAGACCAAGGAACTGGCGGCCCGTCTCGCCACCCTCGGCCTGACTTCGGCGCTGATCATCGATGGCTCGAACCTGGACGAGAACTTCGCCAAGGCTTCGCGCAACATCCCGCTGATCGACGTGCTGCCGGAGCAGGGTGCGAACGTCTACGACATTCTCCGCCGCGATACGCTGGTCCTGACCCGCAACGCGGTCGAGCAACTGGAGGCTCGCCTGAAATGAGCAAGCAGTCGAAACCTGCGGTGAGCCAGGAGCGGATGTACGACCTGATCCTCGCTCCCGTCATCACCGAGAAGTCGACGTTGGTGTCGGAGCACAACCAGGTCACGTTCCGCGTGCCGCTCACGGCCTCCAAGCCGGAGATCAAGGCCGCCGTTGAAGGTCTCTTCAACGTCAAGGTGACCGCGGTCAACACCCTGGTTTCCAAGGGCAAGACCAAGCGGTTCCGCGGCACCATCGGCCGTCGCTCGGACTTCAAGAAGGCCGTCGTCACCCTCGCCGAGGGTAACAAGATCGACGTGACCACGGGCATCTGAGCGGGAGTGTGATCCGATGGCTCTGAAGCAATACCGCCCGATTACTCCGTCGCTCCGCCAGTTGGTCATCGTCGACCGCTCGGAGCTGTGGAAGGGCAAGCCGGTCAAGACCCTCACCGAGGGCCTGACCAAGTCCGGCGGCCGCAACAACACCGGCCGCATCACTGCGCGCCGCATGGGTGGCGGTCACAAGCGTACCTACCGTCTGGTGGACTTCAAGCGTCGCAAGTTCGACGTTCCGGCCACCGTCGAGCGGCTGGAATACGATCCGAACCGCACGGCCTTCATCGCGCTGATCAAGTACCAGGATGGGACGCTGTCCTACATCCTGGCGCCGCAGCGCCTGAAGGTCGGCGACACCGTGATCTCCGGCGAGCGCACCGACGTGAAGCCCGGCAACGCGATGCCGCTGAAGAACATCCCGGTCGGTTCGATCGTGCACAATGTCGAGCTGAAGGCCGGCAAGGGTGGTCAGGTGGCTCGGTCCGCTGGCACCTACCTGCAGCTGGTCGGCCGCGACGGCGGCTATGCCCAGCTGAAGCTGCCCTCGGGCGAGCTGCGCATGGTTCGTGGCGAGTGCATGGCCACCCTGGGTGCCGTGTCCAACCCGGACCAGATGAACACCAACCTTGGCAAGGCCGGTCGCAACCGCTGGCTCGGCGTGCGTCCGTCGGTCCGTGGCGTCGCCATGAACCCGATCGACCACCCGCATGGTGGTGGTGAGGGTCGCACCTCGGGCGGCCGTCATCCGGTCACGCCGTGGGGCAAGCCGACCAAGGGCAAGAAGACTCGTCACAACAAGAAGACGGATGGCCTGATCCTGCGCCGCCGTCATTCGAAGTAAGGAGGTCGAACGATGGCACGCTCCGTTTGGAAGGGCCCGTTCGTCGACGGCTATCTGCTGAAGAAGGCGGACAAGAGCCGGGCTTCGGGCCGCAACGAGATCATCAAGATCTGGTCGCGTCGTTCGACCATCCTGCCGCAGTTCGTCGGTCTGACGTTCGGCGTCTACAACGGCCACAAGTTCCTGCCGGTTCTGGTTACCGAGCACATGATCGGTCACAAGTTCGGCGAGTTCGCTCCGACGCGGACCTTCTATGGCCACGCGGCGGACAAGAAGGCGAAGAGGAAGTAAGCCATGGGCAAGTCTGCCAACCCCAGCCGGGTCGCGGAGAACGAGGCTCTGGCCCGCAATCCGATGATCCGCACCAGCCCGCGGAAGCTCAACCTCGTCGCCCAGCTGATCCGGAACATGGATGCCAGCCGCGCCGTGGCCGAGCTGACCTTCTCCAAGCGCCGCATCGCCGGCGAAGTGAAGAAGGTTCTGCAGGCCGCGATCGCGAACGCCGAGAACAACCACCAGCTCGACGTCGACCGTCTCTACGTGTCGTCGGCGACGGTCGGTCGCGCTCTGGTGATGAAGCGCTTCCACGCCCGTGCCCGCGGTCGCGGCGCCCGGGTCGAGAAGCTGTTCAGCAACCTGACGATCATCGTTCGCGAGCGTGACGCCGCCGTTGCCGAGGGGGCCGAGTAATGGGTCAGAAAATCAATCCGATCGGGCTGCGCCTCGGCATCAACCGGACCTGGGACAGCCGTTGGTTCGCCAAGCGCGACTACGCCAATCTGCTGCATCAGGACCTGAAGCTGCGCGGCTATCTGCAGGGTCGCCTGCAGCAGGCCGGTTGCTCGCGCGTCGTGATCGAACGTCCGGCCAAGAAGGCCCGCATCACCATCCACTCGGCCCGTCCGGGCGTGGTGATCGGCAAGAAGGGCGCGGACATCGAGAAGCTGCGTCTTGAGCTGTCGAAGATGACCGGCAGCGAGGTGAGCCTGAACATCGTCGAGATCCGCAAGCCGGAAATCGACGCTCGCCTCATCGCCGAGAACATCGCCAGCCAGCTCGAGCGCCGTGTGGCATTTCGTCGCGCCATGAAGCGCGCCGTGCAGTCCGCCATGCGTCTGGGCGCCCAGGGCATCCGGATCAACTGCTCGGGCCGCCTCGGCGGTGCGGAAATCGCCCGCATGGAGTGGTACCGCGAAGGCCGCGTTCCGCTGCACACCCTGCGCGCCGACATCGATTACGGTGTGGGCACCGCCAAGACCACCTACGGCACCTGCGGTGTCAAGGTGTGGGTGTTCAAGGGCGAGGTCATGGCTCACGATCCGATGGCGCAGGACAAGCGCATGGGGTCCGAGCCGGTGTCGACCGACGGCGAGCCGCGCCGCGAGCGGCACGATCGCCGCGACCGTCGCGAGCGCTCCGAGCGCTCCGAACGCGAGTAAAGGGGCCGAGCGATGCTTTCTCCCAAGCGCACGAAATTCCGTAAGGCCCACAAGGGCCGCATCCACGGCAACGCCAAGGGCGGCACCGCCCTGAATTTCGGCTCCTTCGGCCTGAAGGCCCTGGAGCCGGAGCGCATCACCGCCCGTCAGATCGAAGCGGCCCGCCGCGCGATCACCCGCGCGATGAAGCGTCAGGGCCGCGTCTGGATCCGCATTTTCCCGGACCTCCCGGTCTCCACCAAGCCCGCCGAAGTCCGCATGGGTTCCGGTAAGGGTTCGCCGGAGTACTGGGCGGCCCGCGTGAAGCCCGGCCGCATCCTGTTTGAACTGGACGGCGTGCCGGCAGATGTGGCAAAAACCGCCTTCGCTCTGGCGGCCGCGAAGCTGCCGATCAAGGTGAAGCTGGTGACCCGCCTGGGCGGTGTCGAGGAGACCGCGGCATGAAGGCCGTAGACATTCGTACGAAGAGCGCGGACGAGCTGAACGATCAGCTCCTCCAGCTCAAGAAGGAGCAATTCAACCTGCGTTTCCAGAAGGCCTCCGGCCAGCTGGAGAACACCGCGCGGGTGAACACGGTGCGCCGCGACATCGCCCGCATCAAGACCATCCTCGGCGAGCGTGCCCGCTCCGCCGACGCCGGCAAGTAAGGGGGATCATCCATGCCTCGCCGCGTTCTGCAGGGCACGGTGGTCAGCGACAAGTGCGACAAGACCGTTACGGTTCTTGTCGAGCGCCGTGTCATGCACCCCGTGTACAAGAAGTTCATTCGTCAGTCGAAGAAGTACGCCGCCCACGATGAGGGCAACCAGTTCAAGGTCGGCGATACCGTTTCGATCATCGAATGCCGCCCGATCTCGAAGTCCAAGCGTTGGACGGTCGTGACGGAGTCCGCCGCCGACAGCGGCGCCGCGTGATAACGAAAGGTCGTAAACAATGATCCAGATGCAAACCAACCTGGAAGTCGCCGATAACAGCGGGGCGCGCCGGGTGCAGTGCATCAAGGTGCTTGGCGGGTCCAAGCGGAAGGTCGCGACCGTGGGCGACGTCATCGTCGTCTCGGTCAAGGAGGCCATTCCGAAGGGCCGCGTCAAGAAGGGCGACGTGCATCGCGCCGTCATCGTCCGCACCGCGAAGGAACTGCGTCGGGAGGACGGGTCGGCGATCCGTTTCGACCGTAATGCCGCCGTGCTGATCAACAAGCAGGGCGAGCCGATCGGCACCCGTATCTTCGGGCCGGTCACTCGCGAGCTGCGCGGCAAGAAGTTCATGAAGATCATCTCGCTGGCGCCGGAGGTGCTGTAATGGCCGCCAAGATCAAGACCAAGGACAAGGTCGTTGTCCTGACCGGCCGTGACAAGGGCAAGACCGGCGAGGTGTTGAAGGTTTTCCCCAAGGAGAACCGTGCCGTTGTGCAGGGCGTGAACGTGGTGAAGAAGCACCAGCGTGCCAGCGCCCGCTCGCAGGGTGGCATCATCGAGATGGAGGCGCCGATCAACGTCTCCAATCTCGCTCACGTCGATCCCAAGGATGGCAAGCCGACCCGCGTCGGTTTCAAGATCCTTGAGGATGGCCGCAAGGTGCGTGTCGCCAAGCGGTCCGGCGAAGTCATTGACCTGTGAGGACCCGGGCATGACCGCACGTCTGAAAGAAGTTTACGATTCCAAGATCCGCGCCGCTCTGAAGTCGGAATTCGGCTACAAGAACGACCTGGAAGTTCCGCGGATCGAGAAGATCGTGGTCAACATGGGTGTTGGCGAGGCTGTCGCCGACTCCAAGAAGATCCAGCTCGCCGTGGCCGAGATGGCCGCCATCACCGGCCAGAAGCCGGTGGTGACCAAGTCGCGCAAGTCGATCGCCCAGTTCAAGCTGCGCGAAGGCATGGCGATCGGCTGCAAGGTCACGCTCCGTCGCGACCGCATGTACGAGTTCCTGGATCGCCTGGTGACGATTGCGTTGCCGCGCGTCCGTGACTTCCGTGGCATCCCGGGTGACAGCTTTGACGGCCGTGGCAACTATGCCATGGGCGTCAAGGAACAGATCATTTTCCCGGAGATCGATTACGACAAGATCGATCAGATCCGCGGCATGGACATCATCATCGTCACTTCGGCGAAGACCGACCAGGAAGCCAAGGCTCTCCTGAAGGGCTTCGACATGCCGTTCGTGAGCTGAGGCTGGAGCACGACCATGGCTAAGACCAGTGCCATCGAAAAGAACAAGCGTCGCGCCAAGCTGGCCAAGCAGTACGCGAACAAGCGTGCGCGCCTTAAGGCC from Azospirillum sp. TSH100 carries:
- the rplC gene encoding 50S ribosomal protein L3 — its product is MRSGLIAQKVGMTRVFTDDGQHVPVTVLKVDSCQVVAVRTEDKDGYTAVQLGAGAIKVKNVNKPERGHFAKARVEPKRKLVEFRVDADALIEVGAELSAAHFVAGQYVDVTGTSIGKGFAGAMKRWNFGGLRATHGVSVSHRSHGSTGNRQDPGKVFKNKKMAGHLGDERVTVLNLQVVAVDEARGLIMLKGAVPGAEGGWLRIRDAVKKKAPEGLPFPAGIKSAPAAEAPAETQE
- the rplD gene encoding 50S ribosomal protein L4, which encodes MKATIKNLNNEAVGEIELSDAVFGLPARTDLLARMVNWQLAKRRSGNHKTKGISEISGTTKKPYGQKGTGRARQGSIRSPQFRGGATIFGPVVRSHAHDLTKKVRKLALKTALSAKAAEGKLIVLEAAAAETHKTKELAARLATLGLTSALIIDGSNLDENFAKASRNIPLIDVLPEQGANVYDILRRDTLVLTRNAVEQLEARLK
- a CDS encoding 50S ribosomal protein L23; protein product: MSKQSKPAVSQERMYDLILAPVITEKSTLVSEHNQVTFRVPLTASKPEIKAAVEGLFNVKVTAVNTLVSKGKTKRFRGTIGRRSDFKKAVVTLAEGNKIDVTTGI
- the rplB gene encoding 50S ribosomal protein L2, with the translated sequence MALKQYRPITPSLRQLVIVDRSELWKGKPVKTLTEGLTKSGGRNNTGRITARRMGGGHKRTYRLVDFKRRKFDVPATVERLEYDPNRTAFIALIKYQDGTLSYILAPQRLKVGDTVISGERTDVKPGNAMPLKNIPVGSIVHNVELKAGKGGQVARSAGTYLQLVGRDGGYAQLKLPSGELRMVRGECMATLGAVSNPDQMNTNLGKAGRNRWLGVRPSVRGVAMNPIDHPHGGGEGRTSGGRHPVTPWGKPTKGKKTRHNKKTDGLILRRRHSK
- the rpsS gene encoding 30S ribosomal protein S19; translation: MARSVWKGPFVDGYLLKKADKSRASGRNEIIKIWSRRSTILPQFVGLTFGVYNGHKFLPVLVTEHMIGHKFGEFAPTRTFYGHAADKKAKRK
- the rplV gene encoding 50S ribosomal protein L22 — its product is MGKSANPSRVAENEALARNPMIRTSPRKLNLVAQLIRNMDASRAVAELTFSKRRIAGEVKKVLQAAIANAENNHQLDVDRLYVSSATVGRALVMKRFHARARGRGARVEKLFSNLTIIVRERDAAVAEGAE
- the rpsC gene encoding 30S ribosomal protein S3; translated protein: MGQKINPIGLRLGINRTWDSRWFAKRDYANLLHQDLKLRGYLQGRLQQAGCSRVVIERPAKKARITIHSARPGVVIGKKGADIEKLRLELSKMTGSEVSLNIVEIRKPEIDARLIAENIASQLERRVAFRRAMKRAVQSAMRLGAQGIRINCSGRLGGAEIARMEWYREGRVPLHTLRADIDYGVGTAKTTYGTCGVKVWVFKGEVMAHDPMAQDKRMGSEPVSTDGEPRRERHDRRDRRERSERSERE
- the rplP gene encoding 50S ribosomal protein L16 codes for the protein MLSPKRTKFRKAHKGRIHGNAKGGTALNFGSFGLKALEPERITARQIEAARRAITRAMKRQGRVWIRIFPDLPVSTKPAEVRMGSGKGSPEYWAARVKPGRILFELDGVPADVAKTAFALAAAKLPIKVKLVTRLGGVEETAA
- the rpmC gene encoding 50S ribosomal protein L29, with the protein product MKAVDIRTKSADELNDQLLQLKKEQFNLRFQKASGQLENTARVNTVRRDIARIKTILGERARSADAGK
- the rpsQ gene encoding 30S ribosomal protein S17 — protein: MPRRVLQGTVVSDKCDKTVTVLVERRVMHPVYKKFIRQSKKYAAHDEGNQFKVGDTVSIIECRPISKSKRWTVVTESAADSGAA
- the rplN gene encoding 50S ribosomal protein L14, which encodes MIQMQTNLEVADNSGARRVQCIKVLGGSKRKVATVGDVIVVSVKEAIPKGRVKKGDVHRAVIVRTAKELRREDGSAIRFDRNAAVLINKQGEPIGTRIFGPVTRELRGKKFMKIISLAPEVL
- the rplX gene encoding 50S ribosomal protein L24 — translated: MAAKIKTKDKVVVLTGRDKGKTGEVLKVFPKENRAVVQGVNVVKKHQRASARSQGGIIEMEAPINVSNLAHVDPKDGKPTRVGFKILEDGRKVRVAKRSGEVIDL
- the rplE gene encoding 50S ribosomal protein L5; translation: MTARLKEVYDSKIRAALKSEFGYKNDLEVPRIEKIVVNMGVGEAVADSKKIQLAVAEMAAITGQKPVVTKSRKSIAQFKLREGMAIGCKVTLRRDRMYEFLDRLVTIALPRVRDFRGIPGDSFDGRGNYAMGVKEQIIFPEIDYDKIDQIRGMDIIIVTSAKTDQEAKALLKGFDMPFVS